The following are encoded together in the Populus trichocarpa isolate Nisqually-1 chromosome 5, P.trichocarpa_v4.1, whole genome shotgun sequence genome:
- the LOC7468883 gene encoding uncharacterized protein LOC7468883 isoform X2, with the protein MPLGLITGIGRAMRRKRTSSLDILSSKRAPRNYYKGKNCKPTGFHTRGYVVVPEKLPNYVVPDLTDFMLKPFVSQCQTDVKTTEASESAK; encoded by the exons ATGCCGTTGGGATTGATAACCGGGATAGGGAGGGCGATGAGGAGGAAGCGGACGTCGTCGCTGGACATTCTTTCGTCAAAACGTGCTCCCCGTAATTACTACAAGGGAAAGAATTGCAAGCCCACGGGTTTTCACACTC GTGGGTATGTTGTTGTACCGGAGAAACTGCCCAACTATGTAGTCCCTGATTTGACAGACTTCATG ctCAAACCATTTGTGTCTCAATGTCAGACGGATGTTAAAACAACTGAAGCATCTGAATCTGCTAAGTAG
- the LOC7468883 gene encoding uncharacterized protein LOC7468883 isoform X1 — translation MPLGLITGIGRAMRRKRTSSLDILSSKRAPRNYYKGKNCKPTGFHTRKGGYVVVPEKLPNYVVPDLTDFMLKPFVSQCQTDVKTTEASESAK, via the exons ATGCCGTTGGGATTGATAACCGGGATAGGGAGGGCGATGAGGAGGAAGCGGACGTCGTCGCTGGACATTCTTTCGTCAAAACGTGCTCCCCGTAATTACTACAAGGGAAAGAATTGCAAGCCCACGGGTTTTCACACTCGTAAAG GTGGGTATGTTGTTGTACCGGAGAAACTGCCCAACTATGTAGTCCCTGATTTGACAGACTTCATG ctCAAACCATTTGTGTCTCAATGTCAGACGGATGTTAAAACAACTGAAGCATCTGAATCTGCTAAGTAG
- the LOC18099530 gene encoding uncharacterized protein LOC18099530, with product MASLWRSKEVKGRSKRDRKCKKHPKHEQPPGVCSVCLSEKLSQLPTSATTSRIASLNTMDCSSSCSLSSYSSFSSYSSPMHHFQYPTHGKGSFPLFFNGKNMFLTKSRSLAFVPRRGNKDCHEKKKGGFWSKLLRLPKGKKVEEGLVHSRTMRERVIISTS from the coding sequence ATGGCTAGCTTATGGAGATCAAAGGAGGTAAAGGGTCGATCAAAGCGTGATCGTAAGTGCAAGAAACACCCAAAACACGAGCAACCACCAGGTGTTTGTTCCGTTTGTCTAAGTGAAAAGCTTTCTCAACTTCCGACTAGTGCGACTACTTCACGTATTGCCTCTCTTAATACAATGGATTGCTCCTCCTCTTGTTCTTTGTCATCatattcttcattttcttcatacTCATCTCCAATGCATCATTTTCAATATCCTACTCATGGGAAAGGTTCTTTCCCGTTGTTCTTCAATGGCAAGAATATGTTTCTCACCAAGAGTAGATCACTGGCTTTTGTTCCGAGAAGAGGGAATAAAGATTGTCACGAGAAGAAGAAAGGTGGGTTTTGGTCCAAGTTGCTACGTCTTCCGAAAGGTAAGAAGGTTGAGGAAGGATTGGTACACTCCAGGACCATGAGGGAAAGGGTTATCATCAGTACTAGCTAG